A single Elephas maximus indicus isolate mEleMax1 chromosome 2, mEleMax1 primary haplotype, whole genome shotgun sequence DNA region contains:
- the LOC126070043 gene encoding monocyte differentiation antigen CD14-like: MAMELSPCLMLLLLLPPLLHTSEATPEPCELDDRDYRCACNFTDPEPDWSSGIQCMFAVEVEIRAGGRSLEKFLKSADPDSLEYADTVKALRVRRLTLGAARVPARLVFALLHALGYSRLKELTLEDLEVTGTYPPPPLEATGPALSALRLRNVSWATGGAWLAQLQQWLKPNLKVLSIAQAHPLAFSCEQLRTFPTLTTLDLSDNPGLGERGLASALCPHKFPALQDLGLRNTGMETPTGVCAVLAAAAVQPHRLDLSQNALRSTTNPGASGCIWPSALSSLNLSFAGLQQVPKGLPAKLSVLDLSRNRLNRAPRPEELPQVENLILDGNPFPDPGDPQPQESSSSVTRACVHSLLAIGISGTLALL, encoded by the exons ATGGCCATG GAGCTCTCGCCCTGCCtgatgctgctgttgctgctgccgccgctgctGCACACCTCAGAGGCCACGCCGGAGCCCTGCGAGCTGGACGATAGAGATTATCGCTGTGCCTGCAACTTCACGGATCCGGAGCCCGACTGGTCCAGTGGAATCCAGTGTATGTTTGCCGTCGAGGTGGAGATTCGTGCCGGTGGACGCAGCCTGGAGAAGTTTCTAAAGAGTGCCGATCCCGACTCGCTGGAGTACGCTGATACGGTCAAGGCTCTGCGAGTGCGGCGGCTCACCTTGGGCGCTGCCCGGGTTCCTGCCCGGCTCGTGTTCGCCCTCCTTCATGCGCTCGGTTACTCCCGTCTTAAGGAACTGACGCTCGAGGACCTGGAGGTAACCGGCACGTATCCGCCGCCGCCTCTGGAAGCCACCGGGCCTGCGCTCTCCGCTTTACGCCTCCGCAACGTGTCGTGGGCCACGGGGGGTGCCTGGCTGGCCCAGCTGCAACAGTGGCTCAAGCCGAACCTCAAAGTACTGAGCATTGCGCAAGCACACCCGCTTGCCTTTTCTTGCGAGCAGCTCCGCACCTTCCCGACTCTCACCACTTTAGACTTGTCAGACAACCCTGGACTGGGCGAGCGCGGGCTGGCCTCAGCCCTCTGTCCGCACAAGTTCCCGGCGCTCCAGGATCTGGGGCTGCGCAACACGGGGATGGAGACTCCGACCGGCGTGTGCGCGGTGCTGGCGGCGGCCGCTGTGCAGCCCCACCGCCTGGACCTCAGCCAGAACGCGCTGCGTTCCACCACAAACCCTGGCGCCTCTGGGTGCATCTGGCCCAGCGCACTGAGCTCTCTCAACCTATCGTTCGCTGGACTGCAGCAGGTGCCTAAGGGGCTGCCGGCCAAGCTCAGCGTACTGGATCTCAGCCGCAACCGACTGAACAGGGCGCCACGgccagaagaactgccccaggtGGAAAACCTGATACTGGACGGAAATCCCTTCCCAGACCCTGGAGACCCCCAACCCCAAGAGAGTAGCTCTAGTGTGACCCGAGCTTGTGTGCACTCGCTTCTGGCCATAGGAATATCAGGAACCCTGGCACTGCTCTAA
- the TMCO6 gene encoding transmembrane and coiled-coil domain-containing protein 6 isoform X1 yields MWRRQPGRFRLVGCGVEELRRCRREREAALRKARREQQLVSKRLLRDEAPEEAEEVAAILGEAEIQQFLRLAQRGTEGKEREKALVSLRQGLQHLETQQTFIRLEGSMRTLIGLLTSNLALLQLEAARCLHELSHSEQPAVAEACLPATSYLLTYLSGHSSDFIELCLYTLGNLIVESEAVRRQLLPQGIVPALAACIQSPHVAVLEALGYALSQLLQAKEAPEKIIPGLGMDAFPPAIRKSNGHLTLCGSYSWPYFCWQLHYGLHSPPAYAATVATWSKAEPWGRCGVCLVPSLHHLQVNNALLITHGALSTLGLLLLDLAGAVQRTEDAGLELLACPVLRCLSNLLTEAAVEAVGGQIQLGDERVVAALFILLQFFLQKQPSLLPEGLWLLNNLTANSPSFCTSLLSLDLIEPLLQLLPVSNVVSVLVLTVLCNIAEKGPAYCQRLWPGPLLPSLLDTLAFSDTEVVGQSLELLQLLFLYQPEAAQAFLQQSGLQALQRHEGEAQLQDRVHALRETALRG; encoded by the exons ATGTGGCGGCGACAGCCGGGCCGCTTCAGACTCGTGGGCTGCGGGGTGGAAGAACTACGGCGCTGCCGGCGGGAGCGGGAGGCAG CACTGCGGAAGGCCCGGAGAGAGCAGCAGCTAGTCAGCAAAAGGCTGCTGAGAGATGAAGCCCCGGAGGAAGCCGAAGAGGTGGCCGCGATCCTCGGAGAAGCCGAG ATCCAGCAGTTCCTGCGGCTAGCTCAGCGGGGAacggagggaaaggagagagagaaggcgcTGGTCAGCCTTCGTCAAGGCTTGCAGCACCTCGAAACACAGCAGACTTTCATCCG GCTGGAAGGCAGTATGCGGACCCTGATCGGGCTCCTGACCAGCAACCTAGCCCTGCTGCAGCTTGAGGCGGCTCGTTGCCTGCATGAGCTCTCTCATTCTGAGCAGCCTGCAGTGGCTGAGGCCTGCTTGCCAGCCACTTCTTATCTCCTCACCTACCTCTCTGGTCACAGCTCAGACTTCATA GAGCTGTGTCTGTATACGTTGGGTAACCTAATCGTGGAGAGTGAGGCTGTGAGAAGGCAGCTCCTGCCACAGGGCATTGTCCCAGCCTTGGCTGCCTGCATCCAA TCCCCCCATGTGGCTGTGCTGGAAGCCCTTGGATATGCCTTGTCCCAACTTCTGCAGGCTAAGGAAGCTCCAGAGAAGATCATTCC AGGTTTGGGTATGGATGCTTTCCCACCTGCTATCAGGAAGAGCAATGGCCATCTCACCCTCTGTGGTTCCTACTCATGGCCGTACTTCTGCTGGCAGCTCCATTATGGGCTCCACTCTCCTCCAGCATATGCTGCGACTGTTGCAACCTGGTCCAAAGCTGAGCCCTGGGGTCGCTGTGGAGTTTGCCTGGTGCCTTCACTACATCATCTGCAG GTCAACAACGCTCTGCTCATTACCCATGgggctctgtccactctggggttGCTGCTGTTGGACTTGGCTGGGGCTGTCCAGAGAACTGAGGACGCAGGACTGGAACTA CTGGCATGCCCTGTGCTTCGGTGTCTCAGCAACCTGCTAACAGAGGCAGCGGTGGAGGCTGTGGGAGGGCAAATACAGCTCGGAGATGAGCGTGTTGTGGCAGCCTTATTTATCCTTCTGCAGTTCTTCCTCCAGAAACAGCCCAGTCTGCTTCCTGAGGGTCTCTGGCTTCTTAACAACCTCACTG CAAACAGTCCTAGTTTCTGTACCTCTCTGCTGTCCCTGGATCTGATTGAGCCTCTTTTGCAGCTGTTGCCAGTATCTAATGTGGTGAGCGTGTTG GTGCTCACAGTTCTGTGCAACATTGCAGAGAAAGGTCCTGCTTACTGCCAGCGGCTGTGGCCAGGGCCCCTGCTTCCCTCCTTGCTGGACACACTGGCCTTCTCTGACACTGAAGTAGTAGGCCAGAGTTTGGAGCTGCTGCAGCTGCTATTCCTCTATCAGCCGGAG GCAGCCCAGGCCTTCCTGCAGCAGTCAGGGCTGCAGGCCCTGCAAAGGCATGAGGGGGAAGCTCAGCTCCAGGACCGTGTGCATGCTCTCCGGGAGACAGCCCTTCGTGGGTGA
- the TMCO6 gene encoding transmembrane and coiled-coil domain-containing protein 6 isoform X2 has protein sequence MWRRQPGRFRLVGCGVEELRRCRREREAALRKARREQQLVSKRLLRDEAPEEAEEVAAILGEAEIQQFLRLAQRGTEGKEREKALVSLRQGLQHLETQQTFIRLEGSMRTLIGLLTSNLALLQLEAARCLHELSHSEQPAVAEACLPATSYLLTYLSGHSSDFIELCLYTLGNLIVESEAVRRQLLPQGIVPALAACIQSPHVAVLEALGYALSQLLQAKEAPEKIIPSIMGSTLLQHMLRLLQPGPKLSPGVAVEFAWCLHYIICSQVNNALLITHGALSTLGLLLLDLAGAVQRTEDAGLELLACPVLRCLSNLLTEAAVEAVGGQIQLGDERVVAALFILLQFFLQKQPSLLPEGLWLLNNLTANSPSFCTSLLSLDLIEPLLQLLPVSNVVSVLVLTVLCNIAEKGPAYCQRLWPGPLLPSLLDTLAFSDTEVVGQSLELLQLLFLYQPEAAQAFLQQSGLQALQRHEGEAQLQDRVHALRETALRG, from the exons ATGTGGCGGCGACAGCCGGGCCGCTTCAGACTCGTGGGCTGCGGGGTGGAAGAACTACGGCGCTGCCGGCGGGAGCGGGAGGCAG CACTGCGGAAGGCCCGGAGAGAGCAGCAGCTAGTCAGCAAAAGGCTGCTGAGAGATGAAGCCCCGGAGGAAGCCGAAGAGGTGGCCGCGATCCTCGGAGAAGCCGAG ATCCAGCAGTTCCTGCGGCTAGCTCAGCGGGGAacggagggaaaggagagagagaaggcgcTGGTCAGCCTTCGTCAAGGCTTGCAGCACCTCGAAACACAGCAGACTTTCATCCG GCTGGAAGGCAGTATGCGGACCCTGATCGGGCTCCTGACCAGCAACCTAGCCCTGCTGCAGCTTGAGGCGGCTCGTTGCCTGCATGAGCTCTCTCATTCTGAGCAGCCTGCAGTGGCTGAGGCCTGCTTGCCAGCCACTTCTTATCTCCTCACCTACCTCTCTGGTCACAGCTCAGACTTCATA GAGCTGTGTCTGTATACGTTGGGTAACCTAATCGTGGAGAGTGAGGCTGTGAGAAGGCAGCTCCTGCCACAGGGCATTGTCCCAGCCTTGGCTGCCTGCATCCAA TCCCCCCATGTGGCTGTGCTGGAAGCCCTTGGATATGCCTTGTCCCAACTTCTGCAGGCTAAGGAAGCTCCAGAGAAGATCATTCC CTCCATTATGGGCTCCACTCTCCTCCAGCATATGCTGCGACTGTTGCAACCTGGTCCAAAGCTGAGCCCTGGGGTCGCTGTGGAGTTTGCCTGGTGCCTTCACTACATCATCTGCAG CCAGGTCAACAACGCTCTGCTCATTACCCATGgggctctgtccactctggggttGCTGCTGTTGGACTTGGCTGGGGCTGTCCAGAGAACTGAGGACGCAGGACTGGAACTA CTGGCATGCCCTGTGCTTCGGTGTCTCAGCAACCTGCTAACAGAGGCAGCGGTGGAGGCTGTGGGAGGGCAAATACAGCTCGGAGATGAGCGTGTTGTGGCAGCCTTATTTATCCTTCTGCAGTTCTTCCTCCAGAAACAGCCCAGTCTGCTTCCTGAGGGTCTCTGGCTTCTTAACAACCTCACTG CAAACAGTCCTAGTTTCTGTACCTCTCTGCTGTCCCTGGATCTGATTGAGCCTCTTTTGCAGCTGTTGCCAGTATCTAATGTGGTGAGCGTGTTG GTGCTCACAGTTCTGTGCAACATTGCAGAGAAAGGTCCTGCTTACTGCCAGCGGCTGTGGCCAGGGCCCCTGCTTCCCTCCTTGCTGGACACACTGGCCTTCTCTGACACTGAAGTAGTAGGCCAGAGTTTGGAGCTGCTGCAGCTGCTATTCCTCTATCAGCCGGAG GCAGCCCAGGCCTTCCTGCAGCAGTCAGGGCTGCAGGCCCTGCAAAGGCATGAGGGGGAAGCTCAGCTCCAGGACCGTGTGCATGCTCTCCGGGAGACAGCCCTTCGTGGGTGA
- the TMCO6 gene encoding transmembrane and coiled-coil domain-containing protein 6 isoform X3, with protein MWLCWKPLDMPCPNFCRLRKLQRRSFQVWVWMLSHLLSGRAMAISPSVVPTHGRTSAGSSIMGSTLLQHMLRLLQPGPKLSPGVAVEFAWCLHYIICSQVNNALLITHGALSTLGLLLLDLAGAVQRTEDAGLELLACPVLRCLSNLLTEAAVEAVGGQIQLGDERVVAALFILLQFFLQKQPSLLPEGLWLLNNLTANSPSFCTSLLSLDLIEPLLQLLPVSNVVSVLVLTVLCNIAEKGPAYCQRLWPGPLLPSLLDTLAFSDTEVVGQSLELLQLLFLYQPEAAQAFLQQSGLQALQRHEGEAQLQDRVHALRETALRG; from the exons ATGTGGCTGTGCTGGAAGCCCTTGGATATGCCTTGTCCCAACTTCTGCAGGCTAAGGAAGCTCCAGAGAAGATCATTCC AGGTTTGGGTATGGATGCTTTCCCACCTGCTATCAGGAAGAGCAATGGCCATCTCACCCTCTGTGGTTCCTACTCATGGCCGTACTTCTGCTGGCAGCTCCATTATGGGCTCCACTCTCCTCCAGCATATGCTGCGACTGTTGCAACCTGGTCCAAAGCTGAGCCCTGGGGTCGCTGTGGAGTTTGCCTGGTGCCTTCACTACATCATCTGCAG CCAGGTCAACAACGCTCTGCTCATTACCCATGgggctctgtccactctggggttGCTGCTGTTGGACTTGGCTGGGGCTGTCCAGAGAACTGAGGACGCAGGACTGGAACTA CTGGCATGCCCTGTGCTTCGGTGTCTCAGCAACCTGCTAACAGAGGCAGCGGTGGAGGCTGTGGGAGGGCAAATACAGCTCGGAGATGAGCGTGTTGTGGCAGCCTTATTTATCCTTCTGCAGTTCTTCCTCCAGAAACAGCCCAGTCTGCTTCCTGAGGGTCTCTGGCTTCTTAACAACCTCACTG CAAACAGTCCTAGTTTCTGTACCTCTCTGCTGTCCCTGGATCTGATTGAGCCTCTTTTGCAGCTGTTGCCAGTATCTAATGTGGTGAGCGTGTTG GTGCTCACAGTTCTGTGCAACATTGCAGAGAAAGGTCCTGCTTACTGCCAGCGGCTGTGGCCAGGGCCCCTGCTTCCCTCCTTGCTGGACACACTGGCCTTCTCTGACACTGAAGTAGTAGGCCAGAGTTTGGAGCTGCTGCAGCTGCTATTCCTCTATCAGCCGGAG GCAGCCCAGGCCTTCCTGCAGCAGTCAGGGCTGCAGGCCCTGCAAAGGCATGAGGGGGAAGCTCAGCTCCAGGACCGTGTGCATGCTCTCCGGGAGACAGCCCTTCGTGGGTGA
- the NDUFA2 gene encoding NADH dehydrogenase [ubiquinone] 1 alpha subcomplex subunit 2: protein MSLAKLYPAPTSLNLSQRQGLARLVGLQGKDWRASVPVKMAVAAATRGVGTKLALREIRIHLCQRSPSSQGVRDFIEKRYVELKKMHPDLPILIRECSDVQPKLWARYAFGQEKNVSLNNFSTDQVTRAVENVLRGKA from the exons ATGTCATTGGCTAAACTGTACCCCGCCCCTACGTCTCTCAACCTATCGCAGAGGCAAGGCCTTGCCCGATTGGTTGGATTGCAGGGCAAAGACTGGAGGGCTTCTGTACCAGTGAAGATGGCGGTGGCCGCAGCGACTCGAGGGGTAGGGACAAAACTGGCCCTGCGTGAGATTCGCATCCATTTATGCCAGCGCTCGCCCAGCAGTCAGGGCGTCAG GGACTTCATCGAGAAAAGGTACGTGGAGTTGAAGAAGATGCACCCCGACCTACCCATCCTAATCCGCGAGTGCTCTGATGTACAGCCTAAGCTTTGGGCCCGCTACG CATTTGGCCAAGAGAAGAATGTCTCTTTGAACAACTTCAGCACTGATCAGGTAACCAGAGCTGTGGAGAACGTGCTACGTGGCAAAGCCTAA
- the IK gene encoding protein Red — protein sequence MPERDSEPFSNPLAPDGHDVDDPHSFHQSKLTNEDFRKLLMTPRAAPTSAPPSKSRHHEMPREYNEDEDPAARRRKKKSYYAKLRQQEIERERELAEKYRDRAKERRDGVNKDYEETELISTTANYRAVGPTAEADKSAAEKRRQLIQESKFLGGDMEHTHLVKGLDFALLQKVRAEIASKEKEEEELMEKPQKETKKDEDPENKIEFKTRLGRNVYRMLFKSKAYERNELFLPGRMAYVVDLDDEYADTDIPTTLIRSKADCPTMEAQTTLTTNDIVISKLTQILSYLRQGTRNKKLKKKDKGKLEEKKPPEADMNIFEDVGDYVPSTTKTPRDKERERYRERERDRERDRDRDRERERERDRERERDREREEEKKRHSYFEKPKVDDEPMDVDKGPGSAKELIKSINEKFAGSAGWEGTESLKKPEDKKQLGDFFGMSNSYAECYPATMDDMAVDSDEEVDYSKMDQGNKKGPLGRWDFDTQEEYSEYMNNKEALPKAAFQYGIKMSEGRKTRRFKETNDKAELDRQWKKISAIIEKRKKMEADGVEVKRPKY from the exons ATGCCGGAGCGAGACA gcgagccgttctccaacCCTTTGGCCCCAGATGGCCACGATGTGGATGATCCTCACTCCTTCCACCA ATCAAAACTCACCAATGAAgacttcaggaaacttctcatgACCCCAAGGGCTGCACCCACCTCCGCACCACCTTCTAAGTCACGTCACCATGA GATGCCAAGGGAGTATAATGAGGATGAAGACCCAGCTGCacgaaggaggaaaaagaaaag TTACTACGCCAAGCTGCGACAACAAGAAATTGAGCGAGAGCGGGAGCTTGCTGAGAAGTACCGGGACCGTGCCAAGGAGCGGAGAGACGGTGttaacaaagattatgaggaaactgagctgaTCAGCACCACAGCTAACTACAGGGCTGTGGGTCCCACTGCTGAGGC GGACAAATCAGCTGCAGAGAAGAGAAGACAGTTGATCCAGGAATCCAAATTCTTAGGTGGTGACATGGAACACACCCATTTGGTGAAAGGCTTGGATTTTGCTCTGCTTCAGAAG GTACGAGCTGAGATTGCCAgcaaagagaaagaggaggaggaactgATGGAAAAGCCCCAGAAGGAGACCAA gAAGGACGAGGATCCGGAAAATAAGATCGAATTTAAAACACGTCTGG GCCGCAATGTTTACCGCATGCTTTTCAAGAGCAAAGCATATGAGCGGAATGAGCTGTTCCTGCCGGGCCGCATGGCCTATGTGGTGGATCTGGATGATGAGTATGCTGACACGGACATTCCCACCACCCTTATCCGCAGCAAGGCTGATTGCCCCACTATGGAG GCCCAGACTACACTGACCACAAATGACATTGTCATCAGTAAGCTCACCCAAATCCTTTCCTACCTGAGGCAGGGTACCCGCAACAAGAAGCTCAAGAAGAAGGACAAAG GGAAACTGGAAGAGAAAAAACCTCCTGAAGCTGATATGAA CATTTTTGAAGATGTTGGAGATTACGTGCCCTCTACGACCAAGACACCTCGGGACAAGGAGCGGGAGAGATACCGGGAACGGGAGCGTGATCGAGAGCGAGACAGAGACCGTGACCGAGAGCGGGAGCGAGAACGAGAtagggagcgggagcgggaccgagagagagaggaggagaagaagaggcACAGTTACTTTGAAAAGCCCAAAGTTGACGATGAG cCCATGGATGTCGACAAAG GACCTGGGTCTGCTAAAGAGTTGATCAAATCCATTAATGAGAAATTTGCTGGGTCTGCTGGTTGGGAAGGCACTGAATC GCTGAAGAAGCCAGAGGACAAAAAGCAGCTGGGAGATTTCTTTGGCATGTCCAACAGTTACGCAGAATGCTACCCAGCCAC GATGGATGACATGGCTGTGGACAGTGATGAGGAGGTGGATTATAGCAAAATGGACCAG GGTAACAAGAAGGGCCCCTTAGGCCGCTGGGACTTTGATACCCAGGAGGAATACAGCGAGTATATGAACAACAAGGAGGCTTTGCCCAA GGCTGCATTCCAGTATGGCATCAAGATGTCTGAAGGGCGGAAAACCAGGCGCTTCAAAGAAACCAATGACAAGGCAGAGCTTGATCGCCAGTGGAAGAAGATTAGTGCA ATCAttgagaagaggaagaagatggAAGCTGATGG GGTTGAGGTCAAAAGACCAAAATACTAA
- the WDR55 gene encoding WD repeat-containing protein 55, whose amino-acid sequence MEGTCEKSEEHGSDGEDPDSAEAPARIRNTPEDIVLEAPASGLAFHPARDLLAAGDVDGDVFVFSYSCQEGETKELWSSGHHLKSCRAVAFSEDGQKLVTVSKDKAIHILDVEQGQLERRISKAHGAPINSLLLVDENILATGDDTGGVRLWDQRKESPLMDMRQHEEYIADMALDPAKKLLLTASGDGCLGVFNIKRHRFELLSEPQSGDLTSVTLMKCGKKVACGSSEGTIYLFNWNGFGATSDRFALRAESIDCMVPVTESLLCTGSTDGVIRAVNILPNRVVGSVGQHAGEPVEELALSHCGRFLASSGHDQRLKFWDMAQLWAVVVDDYRWRKKKGGPLRAMSSKAWSTSDFFAGLREEEEDSTTRGEEESEEDSD is encoded by the exons ATGGAGGGCACGTGTGAGAAGTCTGAAGAACATGGGAGTGACGGGGAGGATCCTGACTCCGCGGAGGCCCCGGCCCGAATCCGGAACACCCCAGAAGACATCGTGCTAGAAGCCCCGGCCAGCGGTCTGGCGTTCCATCCGGCCCGCGACCTGTTGGCAGCGGGGGACGTGGACGGCGACGTCTTCGT CTTTTCCTACTCCTGCCAGGAGGGAGAAACCAAGGAGCTCTGGTCCTCGGGGCACCACCTGAAGTCCTGCCGGGCTGTGGCCTTCTCTGAAGATGGACAGA AACTTGTCACTGTCTCCAAGGACAAAGCCATCCACATTCTCGATGTGGAGCAGGGCCAACTGGAAAGACGCATTTCTAAGGCTCATGG GGCCCCTATCAACAGTTTGCTGCTGGTGGATGAGAATATTCTGGCCACTGGGGATGATACAGGTGGTGTCAGACTCTGGGACCAGCGGAAGGAGAGCCCCTTAATGGATATGCGACAGCATGAAGAGTACATTGCTGACATGGCTCTGGACCCGGCTAAGAAGCTGCTGTTGACAGCCAG TGGGGATGgctgccttggtgttttcaacatCAAGCGGCACCGGTTTGAGCTGCTATCAGAGCCTCAGTCTGGGGACCTGACCTCTGTCACTCTCATGAAG TGTGGAAAGAAGGTGGCCTGTGGCTCCAGTGAAGGTACCATCTACCTCTTCAACTGGAATGGCTTTGGGGCCACGAGTGACCGCTTTGCTCTCAGAGCAGAGTCTATTGACTGCATGGTTCCAGTCACTGAGAGTCTGCTGTGCACTGGCTCCACCGATGGAGTCATCAG GGCTGTGAACATACTACCGAACCGAGTGGTGGGCAGTGTGGGCCAGCATGCCGGGGAGCCTGTGGAGGAGCTGGCCCTCTCCCACTGTGGCCGCTTCCTGGCCAGTAGTGGCCATGACCAGCGCCTCAAGTTCTGGGACATGGCCCAGCTGTGGGCTGTGGTAGTAGATGACTACCGTTGGCGCAAGAAAAAGGGAGGGCCTCTGCGAGCCATGAGCAGCAAGGCCTGGAGCACCAGTGACTTCTTTGCAGGactgagggaggaggaagaggattcCACAACACGTGGGGAAGAGGAGAGTGAGGAGGACAGTGACTGA